Proteins from a single region of Aureibacter tunicatorum:
- a CDS encoding glycosyltransferase family 2 protein produces the protein MTKAAIIILNFNGKHFLEKFLPSVMEHSGIAEVIVADNKSTDHSVQFLQNSYPEIRIIQNPVNGGFAKGYNDALKEVESKYYILLNSDVEVSEKWIEPILKLMDSDEQIAACQPKILSFKNKSHLEYAGAAGGFIDILGYPFCKGRIFDTVEEDQPEFNKTYPIFWASGAALFIRSEIYHAIEGFDEDFFAHMEEIDLCWKINRLGKKIYYCGESKVYHVGGGTLPMGNPRKTYLNFKNSLITLYTNSRYSDLFWKIPLRFAFDLLAIFKFLFSFDIGSIKAILQADWDFLTSRKEIRGKRNNFLNKYPIVNSPYQYNGFIVLDYFLKKRTKWHDFEFLKTKNKK, from the coding sequence ATGACGAAAGCAGCGATTATTATTCTAAACTTCAATGGTAAGCATTTCCTAGAAAAATTTTTGCCTTCAGTAATGGAGCATTCGGGAATAGCGGAAGTAATCGTCGCTGACAACAAATCCACAGATCATTCCGTCCAATTTCTTCAAAATAGCTACCCGGAGATAAGAATCATTCAAAACCCGGTAAATGGCGGTTTTGCCAAAGGTTATAACGATGCTCTGAAAGAAGTTGAATCCAAATACTACATCTTGCTCAACTCCGATGTTGAAGTCTCGGAAAAATGGATAGAGCCTATTTTAAAGTTAATGGACTCTGATGAACAGATTGCTGCATGCCAGCCTAAAATTCTGTCTTTCAAGAACAAATCGCACTTGGAGTATGCCGGAGCTGCTGGAGGTTTTATAGACATTTTGGGCTACCCCTTTTGCAAAGGAAGAATTTTTGATACTGTGGAAGAAGATCAACCTGAATTCAATAAGACCTATCCCATTTTTTGGGCTAGTGGCGCGGCATTATTTATCCGTTCTGAAATATACCATGCCATAGAAGGATTCGATGAAGACTTTTTCGCGCATATGGAAGAAATCGATCTATGTTGGAAAATCAATCGCTTGGGCAAAAAAATTTATTACTGCGGCGAAAGCAAAGTTTATCATGTGGGAGGGGGAACTCTGCCGATGGGCAATCCCCGAAAAACGTATTTGAACTTTAAAAACTCATTAATAACTCTTTACACAAATTCACGCTATTCGGATCTATTTTGGAAAATTCCGCTTAGATTCGCTTTTGACTTGCTTGCCATATTCAAATTTTTGTTTAGTTTTGATATTGGCAGTATCAAAGCCATACTTCAAGCCGATTGGGATTTCTTGACATCGCGAAAAGAAATAAGAGGAAAGCGAAACAATTTTCTCAACAAATATCCTATTGTTAACTCTCCTTATCAGTACAATGGCTTCATCGTTCTGGATTACTTTTTAAAAAAGCGAACCAAGTGGCAT
- a CDS encoding YbaB/EbfC family nucleoid-associated protein — MFDMMKMMGKMKEVQAKVKEAQEKLVDVRAHGESGAGLVKATVNGKKQVISLDVDSSLLNADDKEMMQDLIVAAVNKANEEAEQIAKAELKKSTEGLLPNIPGMDLSNLGGLF, encoded by the coding sequence ATGTTCGATATGATGAAAATGATGGGCAAAATGAAAGAGGTGCAAGCCAAAGTCAAAGAAGCCCAAGAGAAGCTTGTTGATGTTCGTGCGCATGGAGAATCAGGAGCTGGTTTAGTGAAAGCAACTGTCAATGGAAAAAAACAAGTAATATCGCTTGATGTTGACTCTTCTCTATTGAATGCTGATGATAAAGAAATGATGCAAGACCTAATCGTCGCTGCGGTCAACAAAGCCAATGAAGAAGCAGAGCAAATAGCCAAAGCGGAGTTGAAAAAATCCACGGAAGGATTATTGCCTAATATTCCTGGAATGGACTTAAGCAATCTTGGAGGTCTTTTTTAA